In Legionella lytica, one genomic interval encodes:
- a CDS encoding outer membrane protein, with amino-acid sequence MQVKSNVLGLMMLAGYAQGFAGTMATQPPNRAYRPYAVFTAAADFTRVGRAQTLTLLPPFDNYYTKHSSYASSADLGFGIGLEGRALPFLSWQAGVSGYWNTPLNREGDVWQFGLPEFNNFHYHYKIQSSRVMAIAKLLTNYRELLHPYISGELGAAFNRSRSYYEKPLIEEAVAMSPFSDHTQSSFAWGVGAGIDVDVGAHLRLGLGYQFADLGRAKLGLSPAEETKETLSNPNLYTHQARFQLTAVL; translated from the coding sequence ATGCAAGTTAAATCTAATGTCTTAGGCTTGATGATGTTAGCGGGTTATGCCCAAGGCTTCGCTGGGACTATGGCAACTCAACCGCCAAATCGCGCATATCGTCCTTATGCAGTATTTACTGCAGCAGCTGATTTTACGCGCGTGGGACGTGCACAAACACTCACCTTGCTTCCACCGTTCGATAATTATTATACGAAGCATTCTTCTTATGCCAGCAGCGCTGACTTGGGTTTTGGTATAGGGCTTGAAGGACGTGCCTTGCCATTTTTATCTTGGCAGGCCGGGGTTTCGGGATATTGGAATACGCCCCTTAATCGTGAAGGGGATGTATGGCAATTTGGTTTACCTGAATTCAATAATTTCCATTACCATTATAAAATTCAATCGTCACGCGTTATGGCTATAGCGAAGCTACTAACTAACTATCGTGAACTTCTTCATCCTTATATTTCTGGAGAGTTAGGTGCGGCATTTAATCGCTCCCGTTCTTATTACGAAAAGCCTCTAATTGAGGAAGCGGTGGCAATGTCGCCCTTTAGCGACCATACCCAAAGTTCTTTTGCTTGGGGCGTTGGTGCAGGAATAGATGTTGATGTGGGAGCACATTTGCGTTTAGGACTAGGCTACCAGTTTGCCGATTTAGGACGAGCTAAATTGGGTTTAAGCCCCGCAGAAGAAACTAAAGAAACATTAAGTAATCCTAATTTATATACCCATCAGGCGCGTTTTCAATTAACGGCGGTACTTTAA
- a CDS encoding leucine-rich repeat domain-containing protein → MKLKAFLKQIKQDSSSLETVQLSLKQNGNVKKLLAALNDENNEGSKNISELDLSGSNLVNEDIEALVKALNKLPNIKTLRLDNCRLTDDHTSRHLVELEHVTSLSLKSNCLGKRPAFNKDLKALYLDDNPHLNVKAALLRFSTYAKKLEILSLNRCKINDDDLIFLMRNGSHLKTLKQLHLHENKLSSIGIHSLKGMSLLEVLDLGQNNQVGDYGVGELECPILHTLNIEGCKISPHVFDSLAAMKKLRTINLSYNPALKLYDKDSESRSLEQIKRVKLNFCQLKDDNVPSLIALFPNLTHLEIANNQLTQVGVDDLLTSNNLKALNASTNPLFSILSAKSQKAPRANKTIAAENAKLEDLLVSVSQARELTHINLSSTGLTDEMLSRFIPIEGSSRKLCSINGIPCAELIDVLAQRKEEARKTAVAAQAVASSSASEAEVIEIEAKPSKRAQIKTLKARVKDLETQLARATATIKQLEGTKSSDVPHEKGRVLKQVAHLETKVSTQSMFASTAAKSKKENPITNASVVAEPSRS, encoded by the coding sequence ATGAAATTAAAAGCTTTTCTAAAACAGATAAAACAAGATAGTTCTTCTTTGGAAACGGTGCAGCTTAGCCTAAAACAAAATGGTAATGTAAAAAAATTATTAGCAGCACTTAATGATGAGAATAATGAAGGAAGTAAAAATATTTCAGAATTGGATTTAAGTGGTTCCAATCTCGTGAATGAAGATATAGAGGCTTTAGTTAAAGCTTTGAATAAACTTCCAAACATCAAAACATTACGTTTAGATAACTGTCGACTCACCGACGATCACACATCGCGCCACTTAGTTGAATTAGAGCATGTTACAAGTCTTTCATTAAAGAGTAATTGCTTAGGAAAGAGACCTGCATTTAACAAAGATCTAAAAGCTCTTTATTTAGATGATAATCCTCATCTTAATGTAAAAGCAGCCCTGCTTCGTTTTTCAACCTATGCCAAGAAGTTGGAAATTCTTTCTTTAAATAGATGTAAAATTAATGATGACGATTTAATTTTTTTAATGAGAAATGGTTCTCACTTAAAAACACTAAAACAACTTCATTTACATGAAAATAAATTAAGTTCTATAGGAATCCACTCCTTAAAAGGAATGAGCTTGTTAGAAGTTTTAGATTTGGGACAAAATAATCAAGTTGGTGATTATGGGGTAGGTGAGTTGGAATGTCCTATTTTGCACACATTGAATATAGAGGGTTGCAAAATATCGCCTCATGTTTTTGATTCTTTAGCGGCAATGAAAAAACTACGTACGATAAATCTCAGCTATAATCCAGCACTTAAACTGTATGACAAAGACTCTGAGTCACGTAGCTTAGAACAAATTAAAAGGGTGAAACTTAATTTTTGCCAGCTTAAGGACGATAATGTTCCCTCTTTAATTGCTTTATTTCCTAATTTAACGCATTTAGAGATAGCGAATAACCAATTGACTCAAGTTGGAGTAGACGATTTATTAACCAGCAACAATCTGAAAGCTTTAAATGCAAGTACTAATCCTCTTTTTTCCATTCTCAGTGCAAAATCTCAAAAAGCTCCCAGAGCAAATAAAACGATTGCGGCAGAAAACGCGAAGCTGGAAGATTTACTTGTATCAGTTTCTCAAGCAAGAGAATTAACTCATATTAATTTGAGTAGCACAGGTTTAACTGATGAAATGTTGTCACGTTTTATTCCTATTGAAGGCTCATCAAGAAAATTATGTTCTATTAATGGAATACCTTGTGCTGAGTTAATAGACGTATTAGCACAGCGGAAAGAAGAAGCTAGGAAAACTGCAGTGGCGGCTCAAGCTGTGGCATCATCTAGCGCTTCAGAGGCCGAAGTTATAGAAATTGAAGCGAAACCTTCAAAAAGAGCACAAATTAAAACATTAAAAGCTCGAGTGAAAGATTTAGAAACGCAACTTGCTAGGGCAACTGCTACGATTAAGCAATTAGAAGGAACTAAGTCATCTGATGTTCCGCATGAGAAAGGTCGTGTGCTGAAACAGGTGGCTCATCTAGAAACTAAGGTGAGTACACAAAGTATGTTTGCAAGCACTGCTGCAAAGTCTAAGAAAGAAAACCCAATAACGAATGCGAGCGTTGTTGCGGAACCATCAAGATCGTAG
- a CDS encoding FAD-dependent oxidoreductase, giving the protein MPKGLESSQKRNIAIIGGGTGATLAWLLDRSPEFKVTLFEKNARLGGHINTLEFNGVKVEGGAEFIGGRARYPRFHRLCEYLKIPLEKFQLTMDFEDLRTHDHVVMPPIYEVPTGKNKKKAKSNLLNCFGLFSSGEEIKVSFDTLLDDFLELISMDVLINNAKKHLLNSDEVLTLEQFAMHSFCGTETYKKRFTHEFLYPLIAAGWGVPVDTIKTFCAHYAMNYLTADTTWYEAPNGLSAYIDKLQSRSKNTEFQLNTEIKRIIPVMDEGKEKYQLLKHDDSFVIGEDDKPILYDDVAITTAGEVTARLLRDLPKIQELQNILAQVKYYDTTIVFHQDLAYRSPHNTVVHTRFEGAQAANTICKQWHFSEEDVPVMKTWVLPGQDMPQNVLHTVKYRHPIMDEKYYAAQQALHRAQGEYGLWFGGILAGFNDSHESGLSASEDIATKLCIQEHCLDKNTRLRIFNNIPTEDIVEISDNTARPSRAYA; this is encoded by the coding sequence ATGCCAAAAGGATTAGAGAGCTCACAAAAACGCAATATAGCCATTATTGGCGGAGGCACTGGAGCTACCTTAGCTTGGCTTCTGGATCGATCTCCAGAGTTTAAGGTTACGTTATTTGAGAAAAATGCTCGCTTAGGTGGTCACATTAATACCTTAGAATTTAATGGGGTAAAAGTTGAGGGTGGGGCTGAGTTTATTGGGGGAAGGGCGCGCTATCCTCGTTTTCACCGATTATGTGAGTACTTAAAAATTCCATTAGAAAAGTTTCAACTAACAATGGACTTCGAAGATCTGAGAACCCATGACCATGTGGTTATGCCTCCAATCTATGAGGTGCCTACAGGCAAAAACAAAAAAAAAGCAAAATCTAATTTATTAAACTGTTTTGGTTTATTTAGCTCAGGTGAAGAAATAAAAGTTTCTTTTGATACTTTATTAGATGATTTTTTAGAATTGATTTCGATGGATGTGTTAATTAACAATGCAAAAAAGCATCTTCTCAATAGTGATGAAGTCCTTACTTTAGAACAATTTGCGATGCATTCATTTTGTGGTACCGAAACCTATAAAAAACGCTTTACTCATGAGTTTCTTTATCCGTTAATTGCTGCCGGTTGGGGTGTTCCAGTGGATACCATCAAGACTTTTTGTGCGCACTATGCAATGAATTATTTAACGGCAGATACTACTTGGTATGAGGCACCTAATGGTTTAAGTGCCTACATTGATAAATTGCAATCACGCAGTAAAAATACAGAGTTCCAATTAAATACGGAAATTAAACGCATTATTCCAGTAATGGATGAGGGCAAGGAAAAATATCAACTACTTAAACATGATGATAGTTTCGTTATAGGAGAGGATGATAAACCGATTCTCTATGATGATGTAGCAATTACCACTGCTGGTGAAGTGACAGCCCGGCTTTTGAGGGACTTACCCAAGATTCAGGAGTTGCAAAATATCTTAGCGCAAGTTAAGTACTATGATACAACAATTGTTTTCCATCAGGACCTCGCTTATCGTTCTCCTCATAATACAGTGGTACACACACGTTTTGAGGGAGCTCAAGCTGCAAATACTATATGTAAACAATGGCATTTTTCAGAAGAGGATGTTCCTGTTATGAAAACATGGGTTTTACCCGGACAGGATATGCCGCAAAATGTGTTGCATACGGTGAAGTACCGACACCCCATAATGGATGAAAAATATTATGCGGCACAACAGGCATTACATAGGGCACAAGGCGAATATGGGTTATGGTTTGGCGGTATTTTAGCCGGTTTTAACGATTCCCATGAAAGTGGTCTTAGCGCATCTGAGGACATCGCCACGAAGTTATGTATCCAGGAACATTGTTTGGATAAGAATACACGCCTCAGAATCTTCAATAATATCCCTACCGAGGACATTGTAGAAATAAGTGATAATACAGCTCGCCCATCGCGTGCTTATGCATAA